One genomic region from Haloarcula sp. DT43 encodes:
- a CDS encoding PKD domain-containing protein: MRTTGGSRETAGSAGRQRRWLPLLVLLVTVSLVAPMAPAVAAAEDTEPPEWGNATRGDDTTIELTLYDDTSINTNTIQADDFRLTAGRVENVSVSSASAPDSNKSGARVSLLLADRIDQNNVTVGLSATGNITDGAGNELPDESVTVTGMDSVTPKYRDFNVTRVNSSTAEIVVETHERLRQLRISVGGPSLDSLNISGFTERTGNSATYTREYTFTEEGEYSLLLMSVTDRNGNNNSFSRQRTFLYDGSAPNVTVAGPGNATVGEQVTFSAAGTTDDQGVESIRWQVGGDTILTGENITVAFASPGSHEVTATATDPFGNTGRETRIVSVGGPGAGGNVTVRRVNATTANASVNGTGRPQRIQPDSGALVSGQNGTLLRLSAAFPRNESAELTVRARRPPSSFSAATGHTAVGRFDVDHGSVPATDATFTFTVDRATLAAADVEPGAVALFRDDGEWTPLSTDVVGRSESRVVYRADSPGLSTFVVGIEQPTPAETETPTETATPEPTTATEPAGEPDIVVTNATAEPPALGPGDRTVVTVELENRGTASGDHRVVVSLNRSVLATRTVTVPAGETRTTEFARSVPANATGDLTVDRRRVGNVTAAGSGGGFSLPALPSVGIPNPLSLWPDGIVGTVLGGLLGVAIGLYSVLKALAIYLGY; this comes from the coding sequence ATGAGGACCACCGGCGGCTCCCGGGAGACGGCTGGGTCGGCTGGGAGACAGCGCCGGTGGCTCCCGCTGCTCGTTTTGCTCGTTACGGTCTCGCTGGTCGCGCCGATGGCCCCTGCGGTGGCCGCGGCCGAAGACACGGAGCCTCCGGAGTGGGGGAACGCGACGCGGGGCGACGACACGACCATCGAACTCACTCTGTACGACGACACCTCGATAAACACGAACACGATTCAGGCCGACGACTTCCGCCTGACCGCGGGCCGGGTCGAGAACGTCTCTGTCAGCTCCGCCAGCGCGCCGGACAGCAACAAGAGCGGGGCGCGCGTCTCGCTCCTCCTCGCCGACAGGATAGACCAGAACAACGTGACGGTCGGCCTCAGTGCCACCGGCAACATCACCGACGGCGCGGGCAACGAACTCCCGGACGAGTCGGTCACCGTGACCGGGATGGACAGCGTCACCCCGAAGTATCGGGATTTCAACGTCACCCGGGTCAACAGCTCGACCGCCGAAATCGTCGTCGAGACACACGAGCGGCTGCGCCAGCTCCGCATCTCCGTCGGCGGGCCGTCGCTCGACTCGCTCAACATCTCCGGGTTCACGGAACGCACCGGCAACAGCGCCACCTACACCCGGGAGTACACGTTCACGGAGGAGGGAGAGTACTCGCTGCTCCTGATGTCGGTGACCGACAGGAACGGGAACAACAACTCCTTCAGCCGACAGCGGACGTTCCTCTACGACGGGTCCGCCCCGAACGTCACCGTCGCCGGGCCGGGGAACGCGACCGTCGGCGAGCAGGTGACGTTCTCCGCGGCGGGGACCACCGACGACCAGGGCGTCGAGTCTATCCGATGGCAGGTGGGTGGGGATACGATTCTCACCGGCGAGAACATCACCGTAGCTTTCGCCTCGCCCGGCAGTCACGAGGTCACGGCGACGGCCACGGACCCGTTCGGGAACACGGGGCGGGAGACCAGAATCGTGTCCGTGGGCGGGCCGGGAGCCGGCGGGAACGTGACCGTGCGACGGGTGAACGCGACGACGGCGAACGCGTCGGTCAACGGGACCGGCCGGCCACAGCGCATCCAGCCCGACTCGGGCGCGCTCGTCAGCGGTCAGAACGGGACGCTACTGCGGCTTTCGGCGGCGTTCCCGCGTAACGAGTCCGCCGAACTCACTGTTCGGGCCCGCCGGCCCCCGTCGTCGTTTTCGGCCGCGACCGGCCACACCGCCGTCGGTCGATTCGACGTCGACCACGGCTCGGTTCCGGCCACGGACGCGACGTTCACGTTCACCGTCGACCGGGCCACGCTGGCGGCGGCCGACGTAGAGCCCGGAGCCGTGGCCCTGTTCCGGGACGACGGCGAGTGGACGCCGCTTTCGACCGACGTAGTCGGGCGGAGTGAATCGCGGGTCGTCTACCGGGCCGACTCGCCGGGCCTCTCGACGTTCGTCGTGGGAATCGAGCAGCCGACGCCAGCGGAGACGGAGACGCCGACCGAGACAGCGACGCCCGAACCGACGACGGCGACGGAACCCGCCGGGGAGCCGGACATCGTGGTCACGAACGCGACTGCCGAGCCGCCGGCGCTCGGCCCGGGCGACCGGACCGTCGTCACCGTCGAACTGGAGAACAGGGGCACCGCGAGCGGCGACCACCGGGTGGTCGTCTCGCTCAACAGGTCGGTGCTGGCGACGCGGACGGTCACGGTCCCGGCCGGCGAGACGCGAACGACGGAGTTCGCGCGCTCGGTACCGGCGAACGCAACCGGGGACCTGACCGTCGACAGGCGACGCGTCGGGAACGTGACGGCCGCCGGCAGCGGCGGCGGTTTCTCGCTGCCGGCGCTGCCGTCCGTCGGGATACCGAACCCGCTCTCCCTGTGGCCCGACGGCATCGTCGGGACCGTCCTGGGCGGGCTGTTGGGCGTCGCTATCGGGCTGTACAGCGTTCTGAAGGCGCTCGCGATATACCTCGGCTACTGA
- a CDS encoding acyl-CoA carboxylase subunit beta: MRVHIADGATRDEASAIAAAVAEHTGRTVEVYVGDEETPTLVREVTADGQDSDATGDDAGTDAAPTDRERRLREEIEDIERGGPQKYRDRLAEQGKLFVRDRLDLWFGDGGLDFEDGRFANFDSWHPDSPDADGEGDRLPADGLVTGAGTFEGRQVHVAANDFTVKAGSIARHGVEKFLRLQQRALKSGQPLLYLVDSSGGRIDQQRGFFANREGIGKFYYNHSLLSGAVPQICVLYGPCIAGAAYTPVFADFTVMVRGMSALAIASPRMVEMVTGEDIDLETLGGPDLHARHSGSADLVADDEEHARELVAQLITYLPDSADEKPPRTDGTAPAADPAGLDSVIPAEPNKGYDMHQVIERVVDADSFFELQAQYGPEILTGFARVDGRPVGIVANQPSQRAGAIFPDSARKAAGFVWTCDAYDIPLLYLCDTPGFMAGSSVEKEGILEAGKRMIYATSQATVPKQCVVVRKAYGAGIYAMSGPAYDPEATLALPGSEIAIMGPEAAINAVYANKLDAIDDPEERARREQELREEYREDIDVHRMASEVVVDEIVPPSDLRPELAARFDLYEDVEKDRPDKKHGTIL; encoded by the coding sequence ATGAGAGTCCATATCGCGGACGGGGCCACGCGCGACGAGGCGTCGGCCATCGCGGCCGCCGTCGCCGAACACACCGGTCGAACCGTGGAAGTGTACGTCGGCGACGAGGAGACCCCGACGCTGGTCCGCGAAGTGACCGCCGACGGCCAGGACTCGGACGCGACCGGTGACGACGCCGGAACGGACGCCGCCCCGACGGACCGCGAGCGGCGGCTCCGAGAGGAAATCGAGGACATCGAGCGCGGCGGCCCGCAGAAGTACCGGGACCGGCTCGCCGAGCAGGGGAAACTGTTCGTCCGCGACCGCCTGGACCTGTGGTTCGGCGACGGCGGCCTGGACTTCGAGGACGGGCGGTTCGCCAACTTCGACTCGTGGCACCCCGACAGCCCCGACGCCGACGGCGAAGGCGACCGCCTGCCGGCCGACGGCCTCGTCACCGGCGCGGGGACCTTCGAGGGCCGCCAGGTCCACGTCGCCGCCAACGACTTCACCGTCAAGGCGGGGTCGATTGCCCGCCACGGCGTCGAGAAGTTCCTCCGGCTGCAACAGCGTGCGCTGAAGAGCGGGCAGCCGCTGCTGTACCTGGTCGACTCCTCGGGCGGCCGCATCGACCAGCAGCGGGGCTTTTTCGCCAACCGCGAGGGCATCGGGAAGTTCTACTACAACCACTCGCTGCTGTCGGGCGCGGTGCCACAGATTTGCGTGCTCTACGGCCCGTGTATCGCCGGCGCGGCCTACACGCCAGTGTTCGCGGACTTTACCGTCATGGTCCGGGGGATGAGCGCGCTCGCCATCGCGTCGCCCCGGATGGTCGAGATGGTCACCGGCGAGGACATCGACCTCGAAACGCTGGGCGGGCCGGACCTGCACGCCCGCCACTCCGGTAGCGCCGACCTCGTCGCCGACGACGAGGAACACGCCCGGGAACTGGTCGCCCAACTCATCACGTACCTGCCCGACAGCGCCGATGAGAAGCCGCCGCGGACCGACGGAACCGCTCCGGCGGCCGACCCCGCAGGACTGGACTCGGTCATCCCGGCGGAGCCGAACAAGGGCTACGACATGCACCAGGTCATCGAGCGGGTCGTCGACGCCGACTCCTTCTTTGAACTTCAGGCCCAGTACGGTCCCGAGATTCTGACCGGGTTCGCCCGGGTCGACGGCCGCCCGGTCGGCATCGTCGCCAACCAGCCGAGCCAGCGGGCCGGTGCCATCTTCCCCGACTCGGCCCGCAAGGCCGCCGGCTTCGTCTGGACCTGTGACGCCTACGACATCCCCCTGCTGTACCTCTGTGACACGCCGGGGTTCATGGCCGGCTCGTCGGTCGAAAAGGAGGGGATTCTGGAGGCCGGGAAACGGATGATTTACGCCACTTCGCAGGCCACCGTCCCGAAGCAATGTGTCGTCGTCCGCAAGGCCTACGGCGCGGGCATCTACGCCATGTCAGGGCCCGCCTACGACCCCGAAGCGACCCTCGCGCTCCCGGGCAGCGAAATCGCTATCATGGGGCCGGAAGCGGCGATAAACGCTGTGTACGCCAACAAACTCGACGCCATAGACGACCCCGAGGAACGCGCCCGGCGCGAGCAGGAACTCCGGGAGGAGTACCGCGAGGACATCGACGTCCACCGGATGGCGAGCGAGGTCGTCGTCGACGAAATCGTCCCGCCGAGCGACCTGCGTCCGGAACTGGCCGCCCGGTTCGACCTCTACGAGGACGTCGAGAAGGACCGCCCCGACAAGAAACACGGCACGATTCTCTGA
- a CDS encoding DUF5658 family protein — MVAEGAVFTTDRTVPIGAIDRWCSALLDELAGVERELWLVVAVTLVVDVWLTHVGLQHGLQEGNPVMRAAIETFGFAVLGLTKVAALGLAGVTRRLLSDRRGVVVPLGIALPWAGAVVVNATLLLRL; from the coding sequence GTGGTTGCGGAGGGTGCCGTGTTCACGACAGACCGGACGGTCCCGATAGGGGCCATCGACCGGTGGTGTAGCGCCCTGCTCGACGAACTCGCGGGCGTCGAGCGGGAACTGTGGCTGGTGGTCGCCGTGACGCTCGTCGTCGACGTGTGGCTGACGCACGTGGGCCTCCAGCACGGCCTGCAGGAGGGAAACCCGGTGATGCGGGCCGCGATAGAGACGTTCGGGTTCGCCGTCCTCGGACTGACGAAGGTCGCCGCGCTGGGGCTGGCAGGGGTGACGCGCCGACTGCTGAGCGACCGCCGTGGCGTCGTCGTCCCGCTCGGGATAGCGCTCCCGTGGGCGGGTGCCGTCGTGGTGAACGCGACGCTCCTGCTTCGCCTGTAA
- a CDS encoding MaoC family dehydratase gives MPGKYYEEFTEGETIVHGKRRTVSESDNQRFCDLTMNQQPLHLDAEYAAETQFGERLVNGLYTMSLAVGLTIPDTTDGTIVANLAYDSVEHPAPVVHGDTIRAETTVLDKRLTSDEERGVVTMQVDAYNQDGTLVCALERTALVQRAEE, from the coding sequence ATGCCCGGCAAGTACTACGAGGAGTTCACAGAGGGCGAGACTATCGTCCACGGCAAGCGCCGGACGGTGAGCGAGAGCGACAATCAGCGGTTCTGCGACCTGACCATGAACCAGCAGCCGCTCCACCTCGACGCCGAGTACGCCGCCGAGACGCAGTTCGGCGAGCGCCTGGTCAACGGGCTGTACACGATGTCGCTCGCCGTCGGGCTGACCATTCCCGACACCACCGACGGGACGATAGTCGCCAACCTCGCCTACGATTCCGTCGAGCATCCGGCCCCAGTCGTCCACGGCGACACGATACGCGCGGAGACGACGGTCCTGGACAAGCGGCTGACGAGCGACGAGGAGCGCGGCGTCGTCACGATGCAGGTCGACGCCTACAACCAGGACGGCACGCTCGTCTGTGCGCTCGAACGGACGGCGCTGGTCCAGCGAGCCGAGGAGTGA
- a CDS encoding HpcH/HpaI aldolase/citrate lyase family protein: MARRSVLFSPGDDGRKLRKAAALDADVVVYDLEDAVVPDARPAARETVREALSDVVPATPELCVRVNPVGAGAKEDLAVVLDGPAPDSVMLPKVGDAAAVRELASLLEAHGVDCPVLALVESAAGVLHAEAIAAADPTDALVFGAEDLAGDIGATRTADGREVSHARQHVVLAARAAGVSPVDTHYPDFNDPDGLRTDARAAVELGYDGKLAIHPAQVPVINEAFTPDAERVAWARRILNARDAADGGVFVVDGEMVDAPQVTQARRVLERAGIDRD; the protein is encoded by the coding sequence ATGGCCCGCCGAAGCGTCCTGTTCTCCCCGGGCGACGACGGACGGAAACTGCGGAAAGCCGCCGCACTCGACGCGGACGTAGTCGTGTACGACCTCGAAGACGCCGTCGTGCCGGACGCCAGGCCGGCGGCCCGCGAGACGGTCCGCGAGGCGCTTTCCGACGTGGTGCCGGCGACCCCCGAACTCTGCGTCCGAGTCAACCCCGTCGGCGCTGGAGCCAAAGAGGACCTCGCGGTCGTCCTCGACGGTCCCGCCCCGGACAGCGTGATGCTCCCGAAGGTAGGCGACGCGGCGGCCGTTCGGGAGCTGGCGTCGCTGCTGGAGGCACACGGCGTCGACTGTCCGGTGCTGGCGCTCGTGGAGTCCGCGGCGGGCGTCCTGCACGCCGAAGCAATCGCGGCGGCCGACCCGACCGACGCGCTCGTGTTCGGAGCCGAGGATCTGGCCGGCGATATCGGCGCGACCCGGACCGCCGACGGACGAGAGGTGAGCCACGCCCGCCAGCACGTCGTGCTCGCGGCCCGGGCCGCCGGCGTCTCGCCCGTCGACACCCACTACCCGGATTTCAACGACCCCGACGGCCTCCGGACGGACGCCCGAGCAGCCGTCGAGCTGGGCTACGACGGCAAGCTCGCTATCCACCCCGCCCAGGTCCCGGTCATCAACGAGGCGTTCACGCCCGACGCCGAGCGGGTCGCGTGGGCCAGGCGGATACTCAACGCTCGGGACGCAGCCGACGGCGGGGTGTTCGTCGTCGACGGCGAGATGGTCGACGCGCCCCAGGTCACGCAGGCGAGACGCGTCCTCGAACGGGCCGGCATCGACCGCGACTGA
- a CDS encoding Glu/Leu/Phe/Val family dehydrogenase, translated as MSPEVNPFESLQEQIDDAADYLEYSTDVLERLKHPERVLETNLSVELDDGTVEVFRAYRSQFNGDRGPYKGGIRYHPQVTRDEVKALSGWMVYKCAAVNIPYGGGKGGIEIDPRQYSADEMERITRSFATELRPIIGEDQDIPAPDVNTGQREMNWIKDTYETLENTTEPGVITGKAPESGGSAGRVEATGRSVMLTAREAFDYLGKDIEDATVAVQGYGNAGSVAAKLIADLGANVVAVSDSSGAVYDPDGLDPRDAKAFKSETGSLTGYEGATEELTNEELLTMDVDLLVPAALENAIDGDLAADVQADMIVEAANGPLTPNADDVLTERDVAVFPDILANAGGVTVSYFEWVQNRQRFYWSEERVNDELETIITNAFEDLVESYENTGAPNFRTAMYVVAIRRVVSAAEEGGIWP; from the coding sequence ATGTCGCCTGAGGTAAATCCCTTCGAGAGTCTACAGGAGCAAATCGACGACGCTGCGGACTACCTCGAGTATTCGACGGACGTGCTCGAACGGCTGAAACACCCCGAGCGGGTACTGGAGACGAACCTCTCCGTGGAGCTGGACGACGGGACCGTCGAGGTGTTCCGGGCCTACCGCTCGCAGTTCAACGGCGACCGTGGCCCCTACAAGGGCGGCATCCGCTACCACCCGCAAGTCACACGCGACGAGGTCAAGGCGCTGTCGGGCTGGATGGTGTACAAGTGCGCCGCGGTGAACATCCCCTACGGCGGCGGCAAGGGCGGCATCGAAATCGACCCGCGCCAGTACTCCGCCGACGAGATGGAGCGCATCACCCGGTCCTTTGCGACGGAGCTCCGGCCGATTATCGGCGAGGACCAGGACATCCCCGCGCCCGACGTCAACACCGGCCAGCGGGAGATGAACTGGATAAAGGACACCTACGAGACGCTGGAGAACACGACCGAGCCAGGGGTCATCACCGGCAAGGCCCCGGAGTCCGGCGGCAGCGCGGGCCGCGTCGAGGCGACCGGTCGCTCGGTGATGCTCACCGCACGGGAGGCCTTCGACTACCTCGGCAAGGACATCGAGGACGCGACGGTCGCCGTCCAGGGCTACGGCAACGCCGGTTCCGTGGCCGCGAAACTCATCGCCGACCTCGGCGCGAACGTCGTCGCGGTGTCGGACTCCTCGGGGGCCGTCTACGACCCCGACGGCCTCGACCCCCGCGACGCGAAGGCGTTCAAGAGCGAGACGGGGTCGCTGACCGGCTACGAGGGCGCGACGGAGGAGCTGACCAACGAGGAGCTGCTGACCATGGACGTGGACCTGCTCGTGCCGGCCGCGCTGGAGAACGCCATCGACGGCGACCTCGCGGCGGACGTACAGGCGGACATGATAGTCGAGGCGGCCAACGGCCCGCTGACGCCCAACGCCGACGACGTGCTCACGGAGCGGGACGTGGCCGTGTTCCCCGACATCCTCGCCAACGCCGGCGGCGTCACGGTGTCGTACTTCGAGTGGGTCCAGAACCGCCAGCGGTTCTACTGGTCCGAGGAGCGCGTCAACGACGAACTGGAGACCATCATCACCAACGCCTTCGAGGACCTGGTCGAGTCCTACGAGAACACCGGCGCGCCGAACTTCCGGACGGCGATGTACGTCGTCGCCATCCGCCGGGTCGTCTCCGCCGCCGAAGAGGGCGGCATCTGGCCCTGA
- a CDS encoding SRPBCC family protein encodes MDVYERQVRVEAPLSEVWKFHATGDGLVALTPDWMNLRIEEERGPDGEPNPEELTAGSVVVSSIKPFGVGPRQRWVSDIVAREDGEDEAMFRDVMAEGPFPHWEHTHTFRRLSDRETLVHDHVEFELPGGPLGRAFGPFGCLGMEPMFRYRHQRTRELLEG; translated from the coding sequence ATGGACGTCTACGAGCGCCAGGTCCGCGTCGAAGCCCCGCTGTCGGAGGTCTGGAAGTTCCACGCGACGGGCGACGGGCTGGTCGCCTTGACCCCCGACTGGATGAACCTCCGCATCGAGGAAGAGCGGGGGCCGGACGGCGAGCCGAACCCCGAGGAACTGACCGCCGGATCGGTCGTCGTCTCCTCCATCAAGCCCTTCGGCGTCGGACCGCGCCAGCGCTGGGTTTCCGATATCGTCGCGCGGGAGGACGGCGAGGACGAGGCGATGTTCCGCGACGTGATGGCGGAGGGACCGTTCCCCCACTGGGAGCACACCCACACCTTCCGGCGGCTGAGCGACCGCGAGACGCTCGTCCACGACCACGTGGAGTTCGAACTGCCCGGCGGGCCGCTCGGCCGGGCGTTCGGCCCCTTCGGCTGTCTCGGCATGGAGCCGATGTTCCGGTACCGCCACCAGCGGACGCGGGAACTGCTCGAAGGGTAG
- a CDS encoding DMT family transporter — protein MTEPRIDPRAALVVAVLAVSTSAILVRWSTAAASVAAFYRVLLTTALLAPLALGRYRSAFGRLSRRDVLAAAATGVALAVHFAAWFESLTWTSVAASVTLVQCQPLFVAVGAWALLDERVTRGTTAGILVAIGGIVVMSIGELLGGGAVGPRPLYGNALALVGGVMAAGYVLAGRSLRQRFPLVPYVTVVYSVAAVSLLAFVVASGHPVTGYPPREWALFLAMAVGPGVFGHTVLNWALAHVESSMVSVSLLGEPVGSALLALLLLAETPGPSTVAGGAVVLVGIGVVARSRAVGATPAE, from the coding sequence GTGACGGAGCCGCGCATCGACCCGCGGGCCGCCCTGGTCGTCGCCGTTCTCGCGGTCAGCACGAGCGCGATTCTCGTCCGCTGGAGCACGGCCGCGGCGTCGGTCGCGGCCTTCTATCGGGTCCTGCTGACGACCGCGCTACTCGCGCCGCTGGCGCTCGGGCGCTACCGGTCGGCGTTCGGGCGGCTCTCCCGGCGGGACGTGCTGGCGGCCGCGGCGACGGGGGTCGCGCTCGCGGTCCACTTCGCCGCCTGGTTCGAGAGCCTGACGTGGACGAGCGTCGCGGCGTCGGTCACGCTGGTCCAGTGCCAGCCGCTGTTCGTCGCCGTCGGCGCGTGGGCACTGCTGGACGAACGGGTCACCCGGGGCACGACGGCGGGCATCCTCGTCGCCATCGGCGGCATCGTCGTGATGTCCATCGGCGAACTGCTCGGCGGCGGGGCGGTCGGCCCGCGCCCGCTGTACGGCAACGCCCTGGCCCTCGTCGGTGGCGTCATGGCCGCCGGCTACGTGCTGGCCGGGCGCTCGCTCCGCCAGCGGTTCCCCCTCGTCCCCTACGTGACCGTCGTCTACAGCGTCGCCGCGGTGTCGCTGCTCGCGTTCGTCGTCGCGTCGGGCCACCCTGTGACCGGCTACCCGCCCCGCGAGTGGGCGCTGTTCCTGGCGATGGCCGTGGGTCCCGGCGTGTTCGGCCACACCGTCCTCAACTGGGCGCTGGCACACGTCGAATCGAGCATGGTCAGCGTCTCGCTGCTGGGCGAACCGGTCGGGAGCGCGCTGCTGGCGCTGCTGTTGCTCGCCGAGACGCCCGGGCCGTCGACCGTCGCCGGCGGGGCCGTCGTGCTCGTCGGCATCGGCGTCGTCGCCAGGAGCCGAGCGGTCGGGGCGACGCCGGCGGAGTGA
- a CDS encoding RIO1 family regulatory kinase/ATPase domain-containing protein encodes MAFRRLLRGTVPWERLEGVARAVIERYDEPAAHVAFLEADNWLSTPLVVNDQWFVKVITEQNSLVHTLLTAGRNIGAFSSGTEGFFEHFGTPYEMAEHELAATRRMREIGVNAPEPIEAFEYDGMGVLVLEYIPDFEPLDHLSPETVERHGPAVFDFLHRMHEDGLAHGDFRCENVLVAHDDLYFIDATSVREAAIRDARAYDLACALGALEPLVGAPVAVSAAAQHYDTAELLAAEEFLDFVNIRPDHDFAAAEIRGAVEKRA; translated from the coding sequence ATGGCGTTCCGGCGACTCCTTCGCGGGACGGTCCCTTGGGAGCGACTCGAAGGCGTGGCGCGGGCGGTGATAGAGCGGTACGACGAGCCCGCGGCCCACGTGGCGTTCCTGGAGGCTGACAACTGGCTCTCGACGCCGCTTGTCGTCAACGACCAGTGGTTCGTGAAGGTCATCACGGAGCAGAACTCGCTGGTCCACACGCTGCTTACCGCCGGCCGCAACATCGGCGCGTTCTCCTCGGGGACGGAGGGCTTCTTCGAGCACTTCGGGACGCCCTACGAGATGGCGGAACACGAACTGGCGGCGACCCGGCGGATGCGGGAAATCGGCGTCAACGCCCCCGAACCAATCGAGGCCTTCGAGTACGACGGGATGGGAGTGCTCGTTCTGGAGTACATTCCCGACTTCGAGCCGCTGGACCACCTCTCGCCGGAGACGGTCGAGCGCCACGGCCCGGCGGTGTTCGACTTCCTCCACCGGATGCACGAGGACGGCCTGGCCCACGGCGACTTTCGGTGTGAGAACGTGCTCGTGGCCCACGACGACCTGTACTTCATCGACGCCACGAGCGTCCGCGAGGCGGCTATCAGGGACGCCCGCGCATACGACCTGGCCTGTGCGCTTGGCGCGCTGGAGCCGCTGGTCGGCGCGCCGGTCGCCGTCTCCGCCGCCGCACAGCACTACGACACGGCCGAACTGCTGGCCGCCGAGGAGTTCCTCGACTTCGTCAACATCCGCCCGGACCACGACTTCGCCGCCGCCGAAATCCGCGGGGCCGTCGAGAAGCGCGCCTAG